Proteins from a genomic interval of Danio rerio strain Tuebingen ecotype United States chromosome 4, GRCz12tu, whole genome shotgun sequence:
- the LOC110439620 gene encoding uncharacterized protein isoform X1, producing the protein MAFIKEESEDVKIEETFTVKQEDLQEQTERIEENEGSKEEEHHVKIEEKNIFLKRRNKNRFTCTQCGKSFNCSSSLNRHMRIHTGEKPFTCTQCGKSFNCSSSLNRHMMIHTGEKPFTCTQCGKSFSQSSHLDKHMRIHTEERPFTCTQCGKSFIRSSYLNLHMRIHTGEKPFACTQCGKSFSLSTSLNYHMKIHTEERPFTCTQCGKSFIRSSYLNLHMRIHTGEKPFTCTQCGRSFSQSSHLNQHMRIHTGEKPFACTQCRKSFYCSFSLSRHMRIHTGEKPFTCPQCGKNFSLSTSLNYHMRNHTGETSFTCT; encoded by the coding sequence aacgcattgaagagaatgaggggagtaaagaggaggaacatcatgtcaaaattgaggaaaaaaatatttttttgaaaaggagaaacaagaatcgtttcacatgcactcagtgtgggaagagttttaactgctcatcctcccttaatcgacacatgaggatccacactggagagaaaccattcacatgcactcagtgtgggaagagttttaactgctcatcctcccttaatcgacacatgatgatccacactggagagaaaccatttacttgcactcaatgtgggaagagtttcagccaatcatcacaccttgacaaacacatgaggatccacactgaagagaggccattcacatgcactcagtgtgggaagagttttatccggtcatcataccttaatctacacatgaggatacacactggagagaaaccattcgcatgcactcagtgtgggaagagtttcagcctatcaacatcccttaattaccacatgaagatccacactgaagagagaccattcacatgcactcagtgtgggaagagttttatccggtcatcataccttaatctacacatgaggatacacactggagagaaaccattcacatgcactcagtgtgggagaaGTTTCAgtcaatcatcacaccttaatcaacacatgaggatccacactggagagaaaccattcgcatgcactcagtgtaggaagaGTTTTTACTGCTCATTCTCCCTTagtcgacacatgaggatccacactggagagaaaccattcacatgccctcagtgtgggaagaatttcagcctatcaacatcccttaattatcacatgaggaaccacactggagagacatcattcacttgcacttaa
- the LOC110439620 gene encoding uncharacterized protein isoform X2, translating to MAFIKEESEDVKIEETFTVKQEDLQEQTERIEENEGSKEEEHHVKIEEKNIFLKRRNKNRFTCTQCGKSFNCSSSLNRHMRIHTGEKPFTCTQCGKSFNCSSSLNRHMMIHTGEKPFTCTQCGKSFSQSSHLDKHMRIHTEERPFTCTQCGKSFIRSSYLNLHMRIHTGEKPFACTQCGKSFSLSTSLNYHMKIHTEERPFTCTQCGKSFIRSSYLNLHMRIHTGEKPFTCTQCGRSFSQSSHLNQHMRIHTGEKPFACTQFFDALLPPLALVGDVTKQSLG from the exons aacgcattgaagagaatgaggggagtaaagaggaggaacatcatgtcaaaattgaggaaaaaaatatttttttgaaaaggagaaacaagaatcgtttcacatgcactcagtgtgggaagagttttaactgctcatcctcccttaatcgacacatgaggatccacactggagagaaaccattcacatgcactcagtgtgggaagagttttaactgctcatcctcccttaatcgacacatgatgatccacactggagagaaaccatttacttgcactcaatgtgggaagagtttcagccaatcatcacaccttgacaaacacatgaggatccacactgaagagaggccattcacatgcactcagtgtgggaagagttttatccggtcatcataccttaatctacacatgaggatacacactggagagaaaccattcgcatgcactcagtgtgggaagagtttcagcctatcaacatcccttaattaccacatgaagatccacactgaagagagaccattcacatgcactcagtgtgggaagagttttatccggtcatcataccttaatctacacatgaggatacacactggagagaaaccattcacatgcactcagtgtgggagaaGTTTCAgtcaatcatcacaccttaatcaacacatgaggatccacactggagagaaaccattcgcatgcactcagt TTTTTGATGCGTTATtgccacctctcgctctggtTGGTGATGTCACCAAACAATCATTGGGCTGA
- the LOC110439620 gene encoding uncharacterized protein isoform X3 has translation MRIHTGEKPFTCTQCGKSFNCSSSLNRHMMIHTGEKPFTCTQCGKSFSQSSHLDKHMRIHTEERPFTCTQCGKSFIRSSYLNLHMRIHTGEKPFACTQCGKSFSLSTSLNYHMKIHTEERPFTCTQCGKSFIRSSYLNLHMRIHTGEKPFTCTQCGRSFSQSSHLNQHMRIHTGEKPFACTQCRKSFYCSFSLSRHMRIHTGEKPFTCPQCGKNFSLSTSLNYHMRNHTGETSFTCT, from the coding sequence atgaggatccacactggagagaaaccattcacatgcactcagtgtgggaagagttttaactgctcatcctcccttaatcgacacatgatgatccacactggagagaaaccatttacttgcactcaatgtgggaagagtttcagccaatcatcacaccttgacaaacacatgaggatccacactgaagagaggccattcacatgcactcagtgtgggaagagttttatccggtcatcataccttaatctacacatgaggatacacactggagagaaaccattcgcatgcactcagtgtgggaagagtttcagcctatcaacatcccttaattaccacatgaagatccacactgaagagagaccattcacatgcactcagtgtgggaagagttttatccggtcatcataccttaatctacacatgaggatacacactggagagaaaccattcacatgcactcagtgtgggagaaGTTTCAgtcaatcatcacaccttaatcaacacatgaggatccacactggagagaaaccattcgcatgcactcagtgtaggaagaGTTTTTACTGCTCATTCTCCCTTagtcgacacatgaggatccacactggagagaaaccattcacatgccctcagtgtgggaagaatttcagcctatcaacatcccttaattatcacatgaggaaccacactggagagacatcattcacttgcacttaa